Part of the Arthrobacter gengyunqii genome is shown below.
CTGCGCGACCGGCCCGGCATCGACCTGAGCATCCGCAACCAGGCCGAGCAGGAAGTCGGAGCAACCATCTTCGACAAGCGGCGCGGGGTTTCGACCGATGACGCTGTGTCTGCTTCCGCGTCGGCATCGGCGGGTACGGCGGGTACGCGGGTTTAGTTCCGAATCTCGTCGATACTGCCCCGGGCGGCTTCCACTATGGACGCCTCCCGGGGCAGCATGTTTTGGCGGGGGAGGAACTCGGTGCCGCCGGCGGGCTTCTCACCGAAGGTCCGGAAAACCAGCGGCAGCCCGCGGGCGGTCCACGGATCCGCCCGGTCCATGGCCTGCACATGTACGTGCGGCTGCGTGGAATTGCCGGAGTTTCCGCAGTCCCCGATGTGCTGTCCCTCTCGGACCTCGTCGCCGGGTCCCACCCGAAGCGAACCGTTCCGCAGGTGCATCACCCCAACCACGGCGCCGCCGTCGGGGGTTGCGATAAGAATATGGTTCCCGGCGATTGCCCCGGCTCCCTGCCGCAGCCGGCCCTGCTGCCCCAGCATGTACGGCACCAGCGCCAGCTGGGACCGGCGCGCTTCATGGTCGGGTTCGCCATCGTGCACGGCCACCACCTGCCCGCTGACCGGTGCCAGGATCGGGCGTCCAAACGAGAAGAAAAGCTCCGGAGGCTCGGTACCCAGTACCGTCCGCCAGCTGACGGAGGGAGCCGTCCGTCCGTCGTCGTCCACGCCCACAAAATCAATGGCGTAGGTGGTCCCGAGCAGGTGCGTGCCGTGGCTGGGAATCCGGCGCAGGGGACTGTTCTCCACTTTCCAAGCGCCGGTGAACGGAAGCGAGACTTTCAAAGGTTCAGGCGCCGGTTCACGGCGGACGCTGTTCACTCATGCACCTGGCGGCTGGTGACCACCTTCGTCCATGGCCCCTCCGGCACATCCGCGTCATCCACAAACTGCCAGTCCACCGTCTCATCCTCGCCGTTCAGTTCCTCAAACCCCAGGCACCCGTTCAAGGCCGGTGAAATGTCCATACCGGCGCCGTTGAATTTCCGGTTGGCCGGCCGCACGTCGTCGGCTCCGAAGACATATTCCTTGTCCTGGTACTGCCCGGGGCCGGCGTCTTCGATTTGCCCGTAACACTCGCGGTTCCCCTTTTGGATCCTCACCCACCGGTTTTTCATGTAGCTGAACAACGGATCGCCTTCCCGCCCTGTATAGGTCGGTTCATCGGCCCAGGGAATAACGGTTCCCCGCTCGGCAAAGGCTGCGGCGTTGTTGATGTCGTCGTACGGCAGATCAAGGTAGAAGGGGTTTTCACGGACGGTCATGTTGGGCGGGGCATACCCGTTGGACTCGCTGCGCGCTTGCACCACGCAGTCTCCGTCCACTTGAACGCCGTCGCATCCGTAGTGCTTCAGCCACTCGGAATCGTAGGTTGATGTTTCCTGGCTGCCGTCCTCGGCCTCCGGATCAAAGATCTCTCCCACCCAGAACGTCGTGGCAACGATGTCCGTGTGCCAGGGGTATTTTCCGTCATCGGTGTGGGCAGCGCGCAGCGGGAACTGTGCCTCGGCTGCGGAGCAGGCGGCCGTTCCCAAACAGAGGAGCACGAGCAGTGCCGCGGCCTGCTGCCGCTGCCGCCTCAACTTCCTAGCACTCACTTCTCCCGGATCCACCACATCAAGAGTATGCACCTGCCCGCTGCCTGCGGACACGGTGGGTACCCCCTCAGTGCCTTGAGTACCGCGCGCAGGCCAAGTAGCAAAAGTCACTGCTTCCTCACGTAGTTTTTACCGGCGACTACCCGAAGTCTCCGGTCGTATGCTCCGAGACAGCTCCCGTTCCCGAATGGATCCCTCGGGGAACGCCTGCCAACTACGCTGCGCCATGCGGGGGAGAACCCTGTTTGGTCCGGCCCCACCACCGAGCACTGGATGCAGAGATGAGAACAGCAGCGCAGCATCGGCAGAATCAAAATAATCCAGGCGTCGTCAGCCAGCTATGCCGGCGCACCATCAAGAAGAGAAACCGGTGGACAGGCGTCGGCAGCGTCATTGCACTCGCGCTGAGTTTTCTGGGCGCGACAGTGTTTGTTGCACCGGCGCAGGCCGCGTCGCCCACCATCGTGACCCTCACCTTCGACGACGGCAACGACAACCAGGTTGCCGCTGCGGCCACTTTGAAAGCGGCCGGACTTCGGGGGACTTTTTTCGTTACCTCCGGTTATTTGAATTCTCCGTCCTATATGACAACGGCGCAGGTGCAGGCCCTGCAGGCCGACGGCCATGAAATTGGCGGCCACACGGTCACTCATCCCGATCTGGCGGTCACCGGAGCGGACGAAGCCAAACGCCAGGTGTGCAATGACCGGGTCAACCTCACGAATGCCGGGCTGAATATCCAGAACTTTGCCTACCCTTTTGCATCGTCCACACCGGCGGTGGAAACCATCGTCAAGAATTGCGGCTACAACAGTGCACGCGGGCTGGGGGATGTGCGCAGCGTTGCTCCCGAGTCTGCGGGAATGCCCGTAGCCGCCACCCTCCCTCCGGCAGATCTCTACTACACGGCCGCGCTGGATCAGGTCGAAAGCAACTGGACCCTGAAGGACCTGCAGCGCGTCGTCAACCAGGCAAAGACGAAGGGCGGCTGGATCCAGCTAACCTTCCACAGCATTGGGCGTGCCAACGACGAGCTGTCCATCAGCACGGCGCTCTACCAGCAGTACGTTAACTGGCTCCGTGACCAGAAAGCGGCCGGCGCCATTCAGGTGAAAACCGTCCGCGAAGTGATCGGAGGGGTAACCAAGCCTGTTGTCCCGGGCCCCGTTGCGCCCCCGCCAAACACCACGGACAACCTGGTCCAGAACCCGAGCCTAGAGACAGCCGGGGCCACAGCCGGTACGGCCAAATGCTGGTCGCCGGGCGGGTACGGCACCAACACCCCGGTGTTTAAGCAGGTCGCCGGGCGGACCGGAAAAGTTGCCCAGCAACTGACCATGTCCGGCTATAAGGACGGTGACGCCAAGCTGCTTCCCACGCTGGACATGGGCGAATGCGCCCCAACAGGCCAGGCGGGCCAGAAGTACAGTCTCAAGGCCTGGTATAAATCCACGGCGTACACCCAATTCGATCTTTATTACCGAACGGGCGCCGGGAGCTGGAACTATTGGACCTCCAGCCCATATTTGAATGCTTCCTCAAGCTGGACACAGGGAAGCTGGACATCTCCGCCGCTGCCCGCCGGCGCAACTGCAGTGAGTTTTGGGCTGAACCTGTTCAGCAACGGGGTGCTGACGACGGATGACTACTCGCTGACCATCGTCAAATAGGCTCTCTCCACGACGATCCAGAGGTACTGTCCGCCCGGTGGCGGCGCGCGGCACTGGACCGGCAGGTTGGACGCGCCGTGGACGTCTATTTCACCCTGGGCTGGCCGGCGACGGCCGGCCCAGCGAAATGAAATACGCCAGCCCCGTTGACGCTCCGTCGGCCGGTGCCGGACAGTGGACGCATGCCAGGAAGAGCTGAACCGTTGTGGGATGCGCTGACTGAAACTGTCCGCTCGGGCTGGTGCCCGGGGCTGGTGGCCGGCGTGCGGATCAACGGTGAGACCGAAGTCTTTGCCGCCGGGTCGCTGGACACCGCCGCCTCGGCACCCATGACCGCTGACACGCCGTTCCGCATTTCCTCACTGAGCAAGCTTCTGGGCGGGGCGCTGGCCCTGAGCCTCGTGGCGGACGGAACGCTGGGACTGGACGACGACGTCGCCCGCTGGCTTCCGGCGCTCGCCGCCCCGCGCGTCCTGGCCACGCCCGACGCGCCGCTGTCGATGACCGTCCCGGCCCGCGGTCCTCTGACGGTGCGCCACCTGCTGACCTTCACAGCAGGGATGGGAATCGACTTTGGGGACACGGCCTACGCAGCAGCCACGCGGGAGCTTCTATGGGGCCCCAATCCGCCGAGCCTGACGCCCGCGGAGTATCTGGAGCGGGTGGCCGAACTGCCGCTGGCCCATCAGCCGGGGGAGCGGTGGATGTACCACGCACCGGCGGACCTGCTCTCGGTTCTGCTGCCGGCCGTCGCGCTCACACCGCTGGATGAGCTGATGAGCGAACGCATCACGGGGCCTCTTGATCTGGCAGGCACCGGTTTCCCCACCGGAAATGAGCAGTTTCCCACCGCTTACGAGGAAACCGGCGGCGGGTTGCGCGAAGCGGTGTCCTACCGTGATTCCTTCGCTTCCCCGCCGAGGTTTGCATCCCTCGCCGGAGGAATGGTTTCCACGGTTCCCGATTACTTGACCTTCCTCACTGCACTGGCGGATGACGCCGTGCTTCCTGCCGCCCTCCGCGAGCAGATGACCTCCGACCAGCTGACCGGTCCGCAGCGCGCCGGCATGATCGAGATGTCCGGCCCCGACGAGTCGTGGGGCTTCATGACGGCAGTGCAGATCGGCATCGGCCATCCGTGGTCCGAACCCGGGATGTGGGGCTGGTCCGGCGGCTCCGGTGTCAGTGCTGCCGTCTATCCGAACGGTGACGCCGGCGTCGTCTTCACTCAACGCATGATGAGCGCACCCGATGACAGCTTTGATTTCTTCTGGGAACCCCTCGGCACCATCCGGAACAATTTGCGGACAAGGGAACCAAAACACCGTGGTGCCGGCTGGCAGCCCGGAGTATGGTGAACGCTCTTGGCCCTTTCGGGAAAGTGGAGTTATGGCAGAAGTGGAAAACAGCGGCGGGGACTCATTGTGGGCCTTGGTGCATGCCGAACGGGCCAGCCTCGCCGGGGACCTTGCCGCGTTGACGGATGAACAGTGGCAGCACGGCACCCTTTGCGGCGACTGGACGGTGGAGCAGGTCCTGGCCCACCTGACCGCCGCGGCCAGCCTCAACCAGCGGCAATGGCTCCGGTCCATGGTGGCGGCACGGTTCCGCGCCGACGTCCACAATCAGCGGCGGCTTGCCGATCACATGGGCCGCACCCCGGCGGAAACACTCCAGCGCTTCACGGCGATCATCGGCAGCACCACCGCTCCGTCAGCGCACACGGCAGCCTATCTCGGGGAAGTGGTGGTGCATGCCCAGGACATCCGCCAGCCTCTCGGACTCGACGGAACCCCCAGCGTCCAGGCACTGACTGCGGTGGCGGAGTTCTTCGCCTCCCGGGACTTCACGGTTCCCAGCCGCAGCAACTGCGAGGGCCTCCAACTGCGCGCCGCGGATAGCCGGTTCACCGCCGGCTACGGGCTGCTCGTCACCGGTCCCACGCTTGCCCTGGTAATGACCATGGCTGGGCGCACGGCGTATCTGGGTGAGCTGTCCGGACCCGGAGCGGCAACGTTGCGGGCCCGGATTCAGCACAGTGTGGGAAGTGTCGGCGCGGACAAATAACCGGAACAG
Proteins encoded:
- a CDS encoding M23 family metallopeptidase encodes the protein MNSVRREPAPEPLKVSLPFTGAWKVENSPLRRIPSHGTHLLGTTYAIDFVGVDDDGRTAPSVSWRTVLGTEPPELFFSFGRPILAPVSGQVVAVHDGEPDHEARRSQLALVPYMLGQQGRLRQGAGAIAGNHILIATPDGGAVVGVMHLRNGSLRVGPGDEVREGQHIGDCGNSGNSTQPHVHVQAMDRADPWTARGLPLVFRTFGEKPAGGTEFLPRQNMLPREASIVEAARGSIDEIRN
- a CDS encoding polysaccharide deacetylase family protein, whose translation is MRTAAQHRQNQNNPGVVSQLCRRTIKKRNRWTGVGSVIALALSFLGATVFVAPAQAASPTIVTLTFDDGNDNQVAAAATLKAAGLRGTFFVTSGYLNSPSYMTTAQVQALQADGHEIGGHTVTHPDLAVTGADEAKRQVCNDRVNLTNAGLNIQNFAYPFASSTPAVETIVKNCGYNSARGLGDVRSVAPESAGMPVAATLPPADLYYTAALDQVESNWTLKDLQRVVNQAKTKGGWIQLTFHSIGRANDELSISTALYQQYVNWLRDQKAAGAIQVKTVREVIGGVTKPVVPGPVAPPPNTTDNLVQNPSLETAGATAGTAKCWSPGGYGTNTPVFKQVAGRTGKVAQQLTMSGYKDGDAKLLPTLDMGECAPTGQAGQKYSLKAWYKSTAYTQFDLYYRTGAGSWNYWTSSPYLNASSSWTQGSWTSPPLPAGATAVSFGLNLFSNGVLTTDDYSLTIVK
- a CDS encoding serine hydrolase domain-containing protein; translated protein: MPGRAEPLWDALTETVRSGWCPGLVAGVRINGETEVFAAGSLDTAASAPMTADTPFRISSLSKLLGGALALSLVADGTLGLDDDVARWLPALAAPRVLATPDAPLSMTVPARGPLTVRHLLTFTAGMGIDFGDTAYAAATRELLWGPNPPSLTPAEYLERVAELPLAHQPGERWMYHAPADLLSVLLPAVALTPLDELMSERITGPLDLAGTGFPTGNEQFPTAYEETGGGLREAVSYRDSFASPPRFASLAGGMVSTVPDYLTFLTALADDAVLPAALREQMTSDQLTGPQRAGMIEMSGPDESWGFMTAVQIGIGHPWSEPGMWGWSGGSGVSAAVYPNGDAGVVFTQRMMSAPDDSFDFFWEPLGTIRNNLRTREPKHRGAGWQPGVW
- a CDS encoding maleylpyruvate isomerase family mycothiol-dependent enzyme; translation: MAEVENSGGDSLWALVHAERASLAGDLAALTDEQWQHGTLCGDWTVEQVLAHLTAAASLNQRQWLRSMVAARFRADVHNQRRLADHMGRTPAETLQRFTAIIGSTTAPSAHTAAYLGEVVVHAQDIRQPLGLDGTPSVQALTAVAEFFASRDFTVPSRSNCEGLQLRAADSRFTAGYGLLVTGPTLALVMTMAGRTAYLGELSGPGAATLRARIQHSVGSVGADK